A window from gamma proteobacterium SS-5 encodes these proteins:
- a CDS encoding cytochrome c has translation MSQTFTKAMARNIFYGGTVFFALLFLALTYDTETALPDRDNRQNLTETVIHGKRLWEENNCVGCHSLLGEGAYFAPELGNVYTRFGNSTEAIKGFIKYRPADGVPGRRSMPQFNFTDEELTALAEFLKYVSEIDAAGWPPNIKG, from the coding sequence ATGTCACAAACCTTCACCAAAGCCATGGCACGGAACATCTTTTACGGTGGTACCGTGTTTTTTGCCCTGCTCTTCCTCGCCCTGACCTACGATACCGAAACGGCCCTGCCCGATCGGGACAACCGTCAGAACCTGACCGAAACCGTCATCCACGGCAAGCGTCTGTGGGAAGAAAACAACTGCGTCGGCTGTCATTCGCTGCTTGGCGAGGGGGCCTATTTCGCGCCCGAGCTGGGCAACGTCTATACCCGCTTCGGCAACAGCACCGAGGCCATCAAGGGCTTCATCAAGTATCGCCCTGCCGATGGCGTGCCCGGTCGCCGCTCCATGCCGCAATTCAATTTCACTGACGAGGAACTCACCGCCCTGGCCGAGTTCCTTAAGTACGTCTCTGAGATCGACGCCGCCGGCTGGCCGCCGAACATCAAGGGTTAA
- a CDS encoding cbb3-type cytochrome c oxidase subunit I, translating into MQYQSQSVAKLYFTAAIGLFVGQILFGVILGLQYVMGDFLFPEIPFNVARMVHTNLLIVWLLFGFMGAAYYLVPEEAERELESPLLAKLMFWIFLVAGALTILGYLLVPYSGLAKLTGNALLPTMGREFLEQPTITKIGIVIVALAFLYNIGMTILKGRKTAISLVLLIGLVGLAVLFLFAFYNPHNLVRDKFYWWWVVHLWVEGVWELILGAILAFVLIKTTGVDREVIEKWLYIIIAMALITGIIGTGHHFYWIGTPEYWQWWGSIFSALEPIPFFMMTLFAFNMVNRRRREHPNKAAVLWALGTGVMAFLGAGVWGFLHTLAPVNFYTHGSQITAAHGHMAFYGAYVMIVLTMISYAMPLMRGRKAANSMKQQVLEMWSFWLMTISMVFITLFLTAAGILQVYLQRMGDAPMDFMMVQDKIALFYWLREIAGIIFLIGLIVYVASFFIGQDEPEATLEAKG; encoded by the coding sequence ATGCAATATCAATCACAATCCGTCGCCAAGCTCTATTTCACCGCAGCCATCGGCCTGTTCGTCGGCCAGATCCTGTTCGGTGTCATCCTGGGCCTGCAATACGTCATGGGGGACTTCCTGTTCCCTGAGATCCCCTTCAACGTGGCCCGCATGGTCCACACCAACCTGCTCATCGTCTGGCTCTTGTTCGGCTTCATGGGCGCGGCCTATTACCTGGTACCGGAAGAGGCGGAACGCGAGCTGGAAAGCCCCCTGCTGGCCAAGCTGATGTTCTGGATCTTCCTCGTCGCCGGTGCCCTGACCATCCTGGGCTATCTGCTGGTGCCCTACTCGGGTCTGGCCAAGCTGACCGGTAACGCCCTGCTGCCCACCATGGGCCGTGAGTTCCTGGAGCAGCCGACGATCACCAAGATCGGCATCGTCATCGTTGCCCTGGCCTTCCTCTACAACATCGGCATGACCATCCTCAAGGGCCGCAAGACCGCCATCAGCCTGGTGCTGTTGATCGGCCTGGTGGGCCTGGCGGTGTTGTTCCTGTTCGCCTTCTACAACCCGCACAACCTGGTACGCGATAAGTTCTACTGGTGGTGGGTGGTGCATCTTTGGGTGGAAGGCGTGTGGGAGCTGATCCTGGGCGCTATCCTGGCCTTCGTGCTGATCAAGACCACCGGCGTGGACCGCGAGGTGATCGAGAAGTGGCTGTACATCATCATCGCCATGGCCCTGATCACCGGCATCATAGGTACCGGTCACCACTTCTACTGGATCGGCACCCCCGAGTACTGGCAGTGGTGGGGTTCCATCTTCTCCGCCCTGGAGCCTATCCCCTTCTTCATGATGACCCTGTTCGCCTTCAATATGGTCAACCGTCGTCGCCGTGAACACCCCAACAAGGCCGCCGTGCTTTGGGCCCTGGGTACCGGCGTCATGGCTTTCCTTGGCGCGGGCGTGTGGGGCTTCCTGCATACCCTGGCCCCGGTGAACTTCTACACCCACGGCAGCCAGATCACCGCCGCCCACGGTCACATGGCCTTCTACGGGGCCTATGTGATGATCGTGCTGACCATGATCAGCTACGCCATGCCGCTGATGCGCGGTCGCAAGGCGGCCAATTCCATGAAGCAGCAGGTACTGGAGATGTGGTCCTTCTGGCTGATGACCATCTCCATGGTGTTCATCACCCTGTTCCTCACCGCCGCCGGTATCCTGCAGGTCTATCTGCAGCGCATGGGCGATGCGCCCATGGACTTCATGATGGTGCAGGACAAGATCGCCCTGTTCTACTGGCTGCGTGAGATCGCCGGGATCATCTTCCTTATCGGCCTGATCGTCTATGTGGCCAGCTTCTTCATCGGCCAGGATGAGCCGGAGGCTACCCTGGAGGCCAAGGGCTGA
- a CDS encoding CbbQ/NirQ/NorQ/GpvN family protein produces MSQSTAPYYVPQGSEVELFEHAWQNQLPVMIKGPTGCGKTRFIQHMAARLGRPLYTVSCHDDLTAADLVGRHLIGSEGTFWSDGPLTRAVREGAICYLDEVVEARKDTTVVLHPLTDDRRILPLERTGETLSAPPEFMLVVSFNPGYQNLLKGLKPSTRQRFIGMRFDFPKPELEIEVLQGESGIDAERATQLVGLANSLRALKDHDLEEAASTRLLVYAATLIRSGLSPRQACIAALVEPLSDDLDTLTALTEVIHANLD; encoded by the coding sequence ATGAGCCAGAGCACCGCCCCCTATTACGTCCCCCAAGGCAGCGAGGTGGAGCTGTTTGAACATGCCTGGCAAAACCAGCTGCCGGTGATGATCAAGGGCCCTACCGGCTGCGGCAAAACCCGTTTTATTCAGCACATGGCGGCGCGGCTGGGGCGGCCCCTGTACACCGTCTCCTGCCACGATGACCTCACCGCCGCCGATCTGGTGGGGCGGCATCTGATCGGCAGCGAGGGCACCTTCTGGAGCGATGGCCCCCTCACCCGCGCCGTGCGCGAGGGCGCCATTTGCTACCTGGACGAGGTGGTGGAGGCGCGCAAGGACACCACGGTGGTGCTGCACCCGCTCACCGACGACCGCCGTATCCTGCCCCTGGAGCGCACCGGCGAGACCCTCAGCGCGCCGCCGGAATTCATGCTGGTGGTGTCCTTCAACCCCGGCTATCAGAACCTGCTCAAGGGGCTCAAGCCCTCCACCCGCCAGCGTTTCATCGGCATGCGCTTTGATTTCCCCAAGCCGGAGCTGGAAATCGAGGTACTGCAGGGCGAATCGGGCATAGACGCCGAACGCGCCACCCAACTGGTGGGCCTGGCCAATTCCCTGCGCGCCCTGAAGGATCACGACCTGGAAGAGGCGGCATCCACCCGCCTGCTGGTGTATGCCGCCACCCTGATCCGCAGCGGCCTGTCACCGCGCCAGGCCTGCATCGCCGCCCTGGTGGAACCCCTGTCCGACGATCTGGACACACTTACCGCCCTGACCGAGGTAATCCATGCCAATCTCGACTGA
- a CDS encoding helix-turn-helix domain-containing protein, whose protein sequence is MKDVTGEIFTLDDVAAYLKVGRRTVYRLAAAKKIPAFKVGGTWRFSRTDIDMWIKQKSMEGLDVGSENSRWSTENKSGERS, encoded by the coding sequence ATGAAAGACGTTACAGGCGAGATATTCACCCTTGACGACGTGGCAGCCTACCTCAAGGTGGGCAGGCGAACGGTATATCGCTTGGCTGCAGCCAAGAAGATCCCTGCGTTCAAGGTAGGCGGGACGTGGCGGTTCTCGCGCACTGATATCGACATGTGGATCAAACAGAAGTCGATGGAAGGCCTGGACGTCGGCAGTGAGAATTCCAGATGGTCAACAGAGAACAAGAGTGGAGAGCGTTCATGA
- a CDS encoding cytochrome C oxidase subunit IV family protein encodes MKVDTAEKDTTRGTPLIRPCTRVYLILMGLSVVTWGIGKSGLAGLELALLVLAFGLIKGWLVGDYFMGLGRLRGFWRWPILVWLLIPGGLISLAFYLSYPV; translated from the coding sequence ATGAAGGTCGATACAGCGGAAAAAGACACCACCCGGGGCACGCCCCTGATTCGTCCCTGCACCCGGGTCTATCTGATCCTGATGGGGCTGTCGGTGGTCACCTGGGGCATAGGCAAGTCAGGCCTGGCTGGCCTGGAGCTGGCCCTATTGGTGCTGGCCTTTGGCCTGATCAAGGGCTGGCTGGTGGGGGATTACTTCATGGGCCTGGGCCGACTGCGCGGCTTCTGGCGCTGGCCAATCCTGGTCTGGCTGCTGATCCCCGGCGGCCTGATCAGCCTGGCCTTCTACCTGTCCTATCCGGTGTAG
- a CDS encoding ATP-binding cassette domain-containing protein: MPLITLKNIHLAYGAESLLDGIELAIESAERICLIGRNGAGKSTLMKLIAGQIQADEGECNIGQGMRIARLEQEVPDATQGTVFDVVADGLERAGQLLKAYHQVGQRVSEDPSTANLEQLAQVQQQLEAVDGWQMEQQVERVLSRLGLDADARFDTLSGGMKRRVLLARALVLGPDLLLLDEPTNHLDIASIQWLEEFLLNWKGALLFVTHDRAFLRRLATRILELDRGCLTDWPGDYDNYLRRRDERLNAEEKANQRFDKKLAQEEVWIRQGIKARRTRNEGRVRALQQLREEYRQRRSQQGQARMQLQAAERSGKLVVEASEISYSWDGRPLVRGFSTRILRGDRIGLIGPNGAGKSTLINLLLGRLQPQSGSLRLGTNLQIALFDQLREALQEDKSVLDNLAGGSEKIEVNGKERHVISYLQDFLFSPSRIRQPVRALSGGERNRLMLAKLFARPANLLVLDEPTNDLDVETLELLEELLMGFTGTLLLVSHDRDFLDHVVTSCLAFEGNGRIGEYVGGYSDWLEQRPAAAGQADDARPQANASSKASTKQAAKQAARPSPAPAQRKKLSYNDQRDLDRLPQRIEQLEQELQQIQQQLADPALYQAGGDKVSQLNGQMARLESDLAAAYDRWEELES, encoded by the coding sequence ATGCCGTTAATCACACTGAAGAACATCCACCTGGCCTATGGCGCAGAATCCCTGCTGGACGGGATCGAGCTGGCCATAGAGTCGGCTGAGCGCATCTGTCTCATCGGCCGCAATGGGGCCGGTAAATCCACCCTGATGAAGCTCATCGCCGGCCAGATCCAGGCCGACGAGGGCGAATGCAACATCGGTCAGGGCATGCGCATCGCCCGTCTGGAACAAGAGGTGCCGGACGCCACCCAGGGCACGGTATTCGACGTGGTGGCCGATGGCCTGGAGCGGGCCGGCCAGCTGCTCAAGGCCTATCACCAGGTCGGTCAGCGGGTCAGCGAAGACCCGTCCACGGCCAATCTGGAACAGCTGGCCCAGGTCCAGCAGCAACTGGAGGCGGTGGACGGCTGGCAGATGGAACAGCAGGTGGAACGTGTGCTGTCGCGCCTGGGCCTGGATGCCGATGCCCGCTTTGACACCCTCTCCGGGGGTATGAAGCGGCGCGTCCTGCTGGCCCGCGCCCTGGTGCTTGGGCCTGATTTGCTGCTCCTGGACGAGCCCACCAACCACCTGGATATAGCCTCCATCCAGTGGCTGGAGGAGTTTTTGCTCAACTGGAAGGGGGCGCTGCTGTTCGTCACCCATGACCGCGCCTTTCTGCGCCGTCTGGCGACCCGCATCCTGGAGCTGGACCGGGGCTGCCTGACCGACTGGCCGGGTGATTACGACAACTACCTGCGGCGTCGCGACGAGCGCCTCAATGCCGAGGAGAAGGCGAACCAGCGCTTCGACAAGAAGCTCGCTCAGGAAGAGGTATGGATTCGCCAGGGGATCAAGGCCCGGCGCACCCGTAACGAGGGCCGGGTGCGGGCGTTGCAGCAACTGCGCGAGGAATATCGGCAAAGGCGCAGCCAGCAAGGCCAGGCGCGGATGCAGCTACAGGCGGCGGAACGCTCCGGCAAGCTGGTGGTCGAGGCCAGCGAGATCAGCTACAGCTGGGATGGTCGGCCCCTGGTGCGGGGCTTCTCGACCCGCATCCTGCGCGGTGACCGCATCGGCCTGATCGGCCCCAATGGGGCGGGCAAGTCCACCCTGATCAACCTGCTGCTGGGGCGCTTGCAGCCCCAGTCCGGCAGTTTGCGGCTGGGCACCAATCTGCAGATCGCCTTGTTCGACCAGCTGCGCGAGGCCCTGCAGGAGGATAAGTCGGTGTTGGATAACCTGGCCGGCGGCAGTGAAAAGATCGAGGTCAATGGCAAGGAGCGGCACGTCATCAGCTATCTGCAAGACTTCCTGTTCAGCCCCTCGCGGATACGTCAGCCGGTGCGCGCCCTATCGGGCGGTGAGCGCAATCGGCTGATGCTGGCCAAGCTGTTTGCCCGCCCGGCCAACCTGCTGGTGCTGGACGAACCCACCAACGACCTGGATGTGGAGACCCTGGAGCTGCTGGAAGAGCTGCTCATGGGCTTTACCGGCACCCTGCTGCTGGTCAGCCATGACCGGGACTTTCTCGACCATGTGGTTACCTCATGCCTGGCGTTCGAGGGCAATGGCCGTATCGGCGAATACGTTGGAGGCTACAGCGACTGGCTGGAACAGCGCCCCGCTGCCGCTGGGCAGGCAGACGACGCCAGACCCCAGGCCAATGCCAGCTCCAAAGCGAGTACCAAACAAGCGGCCAAGCAGGCCGCCAGGCCCAGCCCGGCACCAGCCCAGCGCAAGAAGCTCAGCTACAACGATCAGCGCGACCTGGATCGGCTGCCCCAGCGCATCGAACAGCTGGAGCAGGAGTTGCAGCAGATCCAGCAGCAACTGGCCGACCCCGCCCTCTACCAGGCCGGAGGTGATAAAGTGTCGCAATTGAATGGCCAGATGGCCCGGCTGGAGTCCGATCTGGCCGCCGCCTATGACCGCTGGGAAGAATTGGAGTCCTGA
- a CDS encoding cytochrome c oxidase subunit 3 family protein produces MEKKLKLQYPPGDLAIWIFILAELLVFAVFFSAYAFTRANHVELFNEFQLTLNSDAALLNTFALLTSSYFVVRAVSAIRENKHQLCARWLWAALAMGALFLVIKSTEYAHHFGMGINLSTNKFYMFYLSLTFFHFMHVILGMVILMAVAFKARAGDYSAEEHDGVETGASYWHMVDLVWLILFPLVYVMR; encoded by the coding sequence ATGGAAAAGAAACTAAAACTACAGTATCCCCCTGGCGATCTGGCCATCTGGATCTTCATCCTGGCCGAGCTTCTGGTGTTCGCGGTATTTTTCAGCGCCTACGCCTTTACCCGCGCCAATCATGTTGAGCTGTTCAATGAATTTCAGCTCACCCTGAACTCGGATGCGGCCCTGCTCAACACCTTTGCCCTGCTCACCTCCAGCTACTTCGTGGTGCGCGCCGTCTCCGCCATCCGCGAGAACAAGCATCAGCTCTGCGCCCGCTGGCTCTGGGCGGCGCTGGCCATGGGCGCTTTGTTTCTGGTGATCAAATCCACCGAGTATGCCCATCACTTCGGCATGGGCATCAACCTGAGCACCAACAAGTTCTATATGTTCTATCTGTCTCTGACCTTTTTCCACTTCATGCACGTCATCCTTGGCATGGTCATACTCATGGCCGTGGCCTTCAAGGCCCGCGCCGGTGACTATAGCGCCGAGGAGCATGACGGCGTGGAGACCGGTGCCAGCTACTGGCACATGGTCGATCTGGTCTGGCTGATCCTCTTCCCCCTGGTCTATGTAATGCGATGA
- a CDS encoding 4Fe-4S binding protein, which translates to MTTLQRRRAWFQWGFFALFLLAPPLDIFRIDLTQQHAILLGMDWKLGIDAFVKGETDVLGVTLSLLLFGFIPLFGGAALFLWSAWRFGRLYCGWLCPHFSVVEMINKLMIRASGKPSLWEQRLLPEKQADGRILMPNPLYWLAVALAVIGFSFLWALALLTYLLPPFEVYSNLLNGELTRNQTIFLSAATLVLSLEFTFARHLFCRFACAVGHFQSLVWMANSKAMVVGFDTNRAKDCQSCNNACDNVCPMRLKPRTLKRKMFTCTECAQCISACEQVQQGQQKPLLRWVSGPDALPVVTGRDYPKDGDKLSGN; encoded by the coding sequence ATGACCACCCTGCAACGCCGCCGCGCCTGGTTCCAGTGGGGCTTTTTTGCCCTGTTTCTGCTTGCCCCGCCGCTGGATATCTTTCGCATCGACCTGACCCAGCAGCACGCCATCCTGCTGGGCATGGACTGGAAGCTGGGCATAGACGCCTTCGTCAAGGGCGAGACCGATGTGCTCGGCGTCACCCTCAGCCTGCTGCTGTTTGGCTTTATCCCCCTGTTTGGCGGCGCGGCGTTGTTTCTCTGGTCCGCCTGGCGCTTTGGCCGCCTCTACTGCGGCTGGCTCTGCCCGCATTTCTCCGTGGTGGAGATGATCAACAAGCTGATGATCCGCGCCTCCGGCAAGCCCAGCCTGTGGGAGCAGCGGCTGTTGCCGGAAAAGCAGGCCGATGGTCGCATCCTGATGCCCAATCCCCTCTATTGGCTGGCGGTGGCGCTGGCGGTGATCGGCTTCAGCTTCCTCTGGGCCCTGGCCCTGCTCACCTACCTGCTGCCGCCGTTTGAGGTGTATAGCAACCTGCTCAATGGCGAGTTGACGCGCAATCAGACGATTTTTCTTAGCGCCGCCACCCTGGTGCTGAGCCTGGAATTTACCTTCGCCCGCCACCTGTTCTGCCGCTTTGCCTGCGCCGTGGGGCATTTTCAGAGCCTGGTGTGGATGGCCAACAGCAAGGCCATGGTGGTGGGCTTTGACACCAATCGGGCCAAGGACTGCCAGAGCTGCAACAACGCCTGCGACAACGTCTGCCCCATGCGCCTGAAGCCGCGCACCCTCAAGCGCAAGATGTTCACCTGCACCGAATGCGCCCAGTGCATCAGCGCCTGCGAGCAGGTACAGCAGGGTCAGCAAAAACCCCTGCTGCGCTGGGTCAGCGGGCCTGATGCCCTGCCGGTGGTGACGGGCAGGGATTATCCGAAAGACGGGGATAAGCTGAGTGGCAATTGA
- a CDS encoding VWA domain-containing protein, producing the protein MEEQVGALWHRLITRLADETHPEAAVELKSLQRPLGIYFRALGGDPALQIELADATAYARRRNWLQRIAGSAEKIELAWRDQRSLRLPPRIAWFASSALNTDLYYWLAALATGADGRQQDWLSANQQLSIQALLRFPGLLPRYHRLAEAHLAQRPDPASLKADEAAVEQAIRQALQQPGTVAQLPPSKRAPFPVPLWLHPHPPRPPGQDAPADTEPPPPSGQNRELEDMSRRQTERVDEPKGGRGLITIRMENILTIGEFLKVDRDAEDEEDLDQAEAAARDLDKISVARSKQRAAASLKFDLDLPSAAEDDLVLSEGLLLPEWDWRKQALQDNHCHIQELQADVTEVLALPGHLQATAKRLRHQFQALAPARTWERGRPDGDEVDIDSYLRFCSDRAAGIQASADRLCRQITSGARDLSCLLMADLSLSTDTYVNNDYRVIDVIRDSLFLFAECLTATGDPHALYGFSSRKRDPIRIHQIKDFAETSLGLVRGRIQQIKPGYYTRLGAAIRYANRQLEPRPEGRRLLLVLTDGKPNDLDQYEGRYGIEDTRQAIFEARRAGLEPFCVTIDRKANDYLPYLFGSSGFVVIRQPSELPKQLPLLYARLTV; encoded by the coding sequence ATGGAAGAACAGGTAGGCGCCCTCTGGCATCGGCTGATCACCCGTCTAGCCGATGAAACCCACCCAGAAGCGGCGGTGGAGCTGAAAAGCCTGCAGCGGCCGCTGGGGATCTATTTTCGTGCCCTCGGCGGCGACCCGGCGCTGCAGATCGAACTGGCCGATGCCACCGCCTATGCCCGGCGGCGCAACTGGCTGCAGCGTATCGCCGGCAGCGCCGAGAAGATCGAGCTGGCCTGGCGTGATCAGCGCTCCCTGCGTCTGCCGCCGCGCATCGCCTGGTTTGCCAGCTCGGCGCTCAACACCGATCTCTACTATTGGCTCGCCGCCCTGGCCACCGGTGCCGATGGCCGACAGCAGGACTGGCTCAGCGCCAACCAGCAACTCAGTATCCAGGCCCTGCTACGCTTTCCCGGCCTGCTGCCGCGCTATCATCGCCTGGCCGAGGCCCATCTGGCGCAGCGCCCCGACCCCGCCAGCCTCAAGGCCGATGAGGCGGCAGTGGAGCAAGCCATCCGCCAGGCCCTGCAACAGCCCGGCACTGTGGCCCAGCTGCCGCCAAGCAAGCGCGCGCCCTTTCCGGTGCCGCTCTGGCTGCACCCCCATCCACCACGCCCGCCGGGTCAGGACGCCCCGGCAGATACCGAACCCCCGCCGCCGTCGGGCCAGAACCGCGAGCTGGAGGACATGTCGCGCCGCCAGACCGAGCGGGTGGATGAGCCCAAGGGTGGGCGCGGGCTGATCACCATTCGCATGGAAAACATCCTCACCATCGGCGAGTTTCTCAAGGTGGATCGGGATGCCGAAGATGAAGAGGACCTGGACCAGGCCGAGGCCGCCGCCCGTGACCTGGACAAGATCTCGGTGGCGCGCAGCAAGCAACGCGCCGCCGCCAGCCTCAAGTTCGATCTGGATTTGCCCTCCGCCGCCGAGGACGATCTGGTGCTGTCCGAGGGCCTGCTGCTGCCGGAGTGGGACTGGCGCAAGCAGGCGCTGCAAGATAATCACTGCCACATCCAGGAGTTGCAGGCGGACGTCACCGAGGTGCTGGCCCTGCCGGGGCATCTGCAGGCCACCGCCAAGCGCCTGCGCCATCAGTTTCAGGCCCTGGCACCGGCGCGCACCTGGGAACGCGGTCGACCCGATGGCGATGAGGTGGATATCGACAGCTACCTGCGCTTTTGCAGCGACCGCGCCGCCGGCATCCAGGCCAGCGCCGATAGGCTGTGCCGGCAGATAACCAGCGGTGCCCGCGATCTGTCCTGCCTGTTGATGGCCGACCTGTCCCTGTCCACCGACACCTACGTCAACAACGATTACCGGGTGATCGATGTCATCCGCGACAGCCTGTTCCTATTTGCCGAATGTCTCACCGCCACCGGCGACCCCCATGCCCTCTATGGCTTTTCCTCACGCAAGCGCGACCCCATCCGCATCCATCAGATCAAGGACTTCGCCGAGACCAGCCTGGGCCTGGTGCGCGGCCGTATCCAACAGATCAAGCCCGGCTACTACACCCGCCTGGGCGCGGCCATCCGCTATGCCAACCGGCAACTGGAGCCACGCCCGGAGGGCCGCCGCCTGCTGTTGGTGCTGACCGATGGCAAGCCCAACGACCTGGACCAGTACGAGGGCCGCTACGGCATCGAGGACACCCGCCAGGCCATCTTCGAGGCCCGCCGCGCCGGGCTTGAGCCCTTCTGCGTCACCATCGACCGCAAGGCCAACGACTACCTGCCCTATCTGTTCGGCAGCAGCGGTTTTGTCGTCATCCGCCAGCCCTCGGAGCTGCCCAAGCAACTGCCCCTGCTCTACGCCCGGCTTACCGTCTGA